A genomic segment from Aegilops tauschii subsp. strangulata cultivar AL8/78 chromosome 1, Aet v6.0, whole genome shotgun sequence encodes:
- the LOC109746115 gene encoding uncharacterized protein: protein MENLREGDDHLQLQGDDELFRHFQYLQSPPMMEQQPQSSTCDAPADHLGGQPGMPMPGLVDWASLLLPLGPGAAAGSTSQQQVVAGEEMVSGVTGAAAPESGAGSSSGVGREETKGKGSARARGSRKASRPRFAFQTKSENDVLDDGYRWRKYGQKAVKNSAFPRSYYRCTHHTCNVKKQVQRLAKDTSIVVTTYEGVHNHPCEKLMEALNPILRQLQFLSQL, encoded by the exons ATGGAGAACTTGCGCGAGGGAGACGATCACCTGCAACTGCAAGGGGACGACGAGCTGTTCCGCCACTTTCAGTATCTGCAGTCTCCGCCGATGATGGAGCAGCAGCCGCAGTCGTCGACGTGCGATGCTCCGGCGGATCATCTGGGTGGCCAGCCGGGGATGCCCATGCCCGGGCTGGTGGACTGGGCGTCCCTGCTTCTCCCGCTGGggccgggcgccgccgccgggTCCACGTCGCAGCAGCAGGTGGTGGCCGGTGAGGAGATGGTGAGCGGCGTGACTGGGGCGGCCGCGCCGGAGAGTGGTGCCGGGAGCAGTAGTGGCGTGGGAAGGGAGGAGACGAAAGGGAAGGGCAGTGCGCGCGCCCGGGGGAGCAggaaggcgagccggccgcggtTCGCGTTCCAGACCAAGAGCGAGAACGACGTCCTCGACGACGGCTACCGGTGGAGGAAGTACGGCCAGAAGGCCGTCAAGAACAGCGCCTTCCCCAG GAGCTACTACCGGTGCACGCACCACACATGCAACGTGAAGAAGCAGGTGCAGCGGCTGGCCAAGGACACGAGCATCGTGGTGACCACGTACGAGGGCGTCCACAACCACCCCTGCGAGAAGCTCATGGAGGCACTCAACCCCATCCTCAGGCAGCTTCAGTTCCTCTCGCAGCTCTAA